A genomic region of Papaver somniferum cultivar HN1 chromosome 7, ASM357369v1, whole genome shotgun sequence contains the following coding sequences:
- the LOC113296333 gene encoding uncharacterized protein LOC113296333 — protein MLRFEITARNSDEEPTDVSKLNAMKLAMSSLQETRLQHITFLKQKFRNSWLVEGASNTAFFHNNIRIRQGNNTISELVYENGVTVSEVDQLHDHVVQFYENKFNGDELPIEPQLFDYEHPSLSAVESSQMDDIPSPEEIKAIVFNLNVDGAPGPDGFSGCFYRHCWEIIGEDLINVVVYCWHLKIIPNGVNSSLITLLAKVRGANTLRNYRPIGLSNFFFKVFTKILATRLGGVLDNLVSEEQVAFMKGRNIHENISVASEMVNELHIKRKDGNIGLKLDITQAFDTVSWSFVLEVFRRYGFSEDWCLWILNILQSTRISILLNGSPEGYFKITRGLRQGDPLSPLVFVLIEDVLSRKLLRFSMKRRCPTWKYEECYQSGKPFGYLPTCFRPDCVSAKEQDYYGGGSLRRRNYLADFLGLSVATFPNRYLGVQIMPGTVRAIRNFIWTGDSSTRRDFVVAYDKICTPYSEGGLGLCRMAVMNKALLMKLWWKIRTSNKLVENNTKLLIGDGSSTSLYFDNWCTNVSIASLIDTQDLDRSVLVRDILINGEYVIPEVHLSRLIAAGIDLSNLPVLQGGEDIYIWMPDLKGWFSVQSARELIRARYPVFDGASLLWRQAVHPPLAAQNWKFLREACATQDKLCERFKINIANICYLCKNSEESLEHVLWSCCFSRRAWNWIGHIFGLVPNYNNIVSYKSAKGRSRMVKDLWLMANLVVKSELWAFK, from the exons ATGCTTCGGTTTGAGATAACGGCAAGGAATTCTGATGAGGAACCTACTGATGTATCTAAACTGAATGCGATGAAATTGGCTATGTCTTCTCTTCAGGAGACGCGTCTTCAACATATTACTTTTCTTAAACAGAAGTTCAGGAACTCTTGGCTGGTGGAGGGAGCAAGTAATACTGCTTTCTTTCATAATAACATCCGTATTCGCCAAGGTAATAATACTATTTCTGAACTTGTATATGAGAATGGTGTTACTGTTTCTGAGGTGGACCAGTTACATGACCATGTTGTACAATTTTATGAGAATAAATTCAATGGTGATGAATTACCTATTGAACCTCAGTTGTTTGACTATGAACACCCTAGTCTCTCAGCTGTGGAAAGTTCTCAAATGGATGATATTCCATCTCCGGAAGAAATTAAAGCTATTGTTTTCAACTTGAATGTTGATGGTGCTCCAGGACCGGATGGTTTCTCAGGTTGTttctatagacattgttgggagattattggTGAAGACTTGATTAATGTTGTAGTTTACTGTTGGCATTTGAAGATAATCCCTAATGGTGTGAATTCTAGTCTTATTACTCTATTGGCCAAGGTAAGAGGAGCAAATACTCTTCGTAACTACAGACCTATAGGTCTTAGTAACTTTTTCTTTAAAGTGTTTACTAAGATTCTGGCTACTAGACTTGGTGGGGTTTTGGATAATTTGGTTTCTGAAGAACAGGTTGCTTTCATGAAGGGTCGTAATATCCATGAAAACATTAGTGTAGCTTCTGAGATGGTTAATGAACTTCATATCAAGCGGAAGGATGGCAACATCGGTCTAAaacttgatattactcaagcttttgatacCGTTAGTTGGTCTTTCGTTTTGGAGGTTTTTCGTCGGTATGGTTTCTCGGAGGATTGGTGTTTATGGATTCTCAATATCTTACAATCAACGAGAATTTCTATTCTTTTGAATGGAAGTCCTGAAGGTTACTTTAAAATCACAAGAGGTTTACGGCAGGGTGACCCCCTTTCTCCTTTAGTCTTTGTgctgattgaggatgtgcttagtcGTAAATTACTAAGATTTTCCATGAAAAGAAGATGTCCTACATG gaaatatgaagagtgttaCCAATCTGGTAAACCTTTTGGGTACTTACCAACGTGCTTCCGGCCAGACTGTGTGTCGGCAAAAGAGCAAGATTACTATGGTGGGGGTAGTTTAAGAAGGCGTAATTATCTTGCGGATTTTCTTGGACTGAGTGTGGCTACTTTTCCGAACCGGTATCTTGGAGTTCAAATAATGCCGGGTACTGTTAG GGCAATTCGTAACTTCATTTGGACTGGGGATTCTTCTACTAGAAGAGATTTTGTGGTGGCTTATGATAAAATCTGTACTCCATATTCGGAAGGAGGTTTGGGTCTTTGTCGAATGGCTGTTATGAATAAGGCATTGCTTATGAAGCTTTGGTGGAAAATTCGTACTTCTAACAAA TTGGTAGAAAATAACACTAAATTGTTAATTGGTGATGGGAGTTCTACTTCTTTATATTTTGACAATTGGTGTACTAATGTTTCTATTGCTAGTTTGATTGATACTCAGGACTTGGACAGGTCAGTTCTCGTTAGGGACATCTTAATCAATGGTGAATATGTAATTCCTGAAGTGCATTTGAGCCGTTTGATAGCTGCCGGCATTGATTTGTCTAACCTGCCAGTTCTGCAAGGTGGAGAGGATATTTATATTTGGATGCCAGACCTCAAAGGCTGGTTCTCTGTTCAATCTGCAAGGGAGTTAATTCGTGCTCGTTACCCAGTTTTCGATGGTGCGTCTTTGCTTTGGAGACAAGCTGTGCATCCCCCGTTAGCTGCCCAGAACTGGAAGTTCTTAAGGGAAGCATGTGCTACTCAAGATAAGTTGTGTGAGAGATTCAAAATCAACATAGCAAATATATGCTACCTGTGCAAAAATAGTGAAGAATCCCTCGAACATGTTCTGTGGAGTTGTTGTTTTTCTAGACGGGCTTGGAACTGGATTGGTCACATTTTTGGTCTTGTGCCTAATTATAACAATATTGTTTCTTATAAGTCTGCTAAAGGGAGGAGTAGAATGGTTAAAGATCTTTGGCTGATGGCTAATTTGGTGGTTAAATCTGAACTGTGGGCTTTTAAATAA